In the Scomber japonicus isolate fScoJap1 chromosome 18, fScoJap1.pri, whole genome shotgun sequence genome, one interval contains:
- the gpatch8 gene encoding G patch domain-containing protein 8 isoform X2, with the protein MQGRTDPVPIILKYDVMGMGRMEMELDYAEDATEKRRVLEVEKEDTEELRQKYKDQVEKEKAIAKALEDLRANFYCELCDKQYTKHQEFDNHINSYDHAHKQRLKELKQREFARNVSSRSRKGGKKQEKMLRRLHELAEQRKQQDCTPGSGPMFKTTTVAVDGEKTEDSDNMTPENPALTDSVLEASLADKTEQASPKPGPTISFSLGKNNSSSSPTSSGASKVSVSFSFAKKAPVKLETAAAVFADHGEEAMEEEEGQEGEKPGGQEETSVCSTDSPKGGSAEGEVGEGSSVAGTEEVQQPDDGASLASTLNKLKMMMKKEEGYAGQEPEYYHYIPPAHCRVKPHFQFLLFMRATDQCPTKEEEDEEEAQEEKKVEETAEQTESSVTECKTEKEQEIVTLTPDPEPAPPSPKVKTEEVSTCAADTASTEPTSPTQKGESTQDTPDPNLGPKIPTGPFFPVLSKDESTTLQWPSELLEFTKAQPSLSYSCNPLYFDFKLSRNKGARGGKLVKTSKPSEESDDKGQEIAASTTKVDTTTKPGTSTDKDKPATKGESGQSEGDEQKLATGSSSAKKKKKKKKHKKSSKHSKRKGKEKGAGEDAEGESELTQDKPKKKKKHKRKKSKNKAPDQDEATGGDKEKAKPKSEDKTVASSVQLTPGVGGTAGNTGVEMGKRKRATKEVPSKSGVEEGGTGKGTDKANSSEEHSGTKRQKTDSSAPQSASCSTSAQKSPGPGRPPSSDSEEEGGSTTQRSRHHRSSPREQRRHHSEESRRSCSRSSRRGERRGSSRRRHHRSKTSRSHSYSSSSERSSAGSSAYSRHSYSDSYSDYSTEGRRRRHSKRSSDSEYDRRGSRGRRRSRRHQYSSSSSEDSRSRSRSYSRRKRHRRHHRSSSRSSSSWSRSTSARSWRRSYSRSHSSASRSSSSTKGSPHRRGARSRADSDSHRRDFNRSRIYRSQSPRSSRCLNRNTHSSSSQGLRAGGSRDAGEQKNTLTARQLLEKVQSKKSSDDSTTGTKSGIKIKDPPQGYFGPKLPPTLGNKALLPLFGKLQAGKKLPVIPLTRPDEGEKSGAGKGSEAEAEVILVEPIREFPPPPPPPAPPVQKVEETPQSTVVQEETQHPATETPVHPEPRPLFEQEPSMLMQQYQGESGQDPSQNPMMESLMPEMQQQPQMHAYPGYPPPNLEEDGMEAEEDGLAPLESQPITFTPEEMEKYSKLQQAAQQHIQQQLLAKQVKTFPSAAAAAAAAAAAANMAPAPPPPALQQIHIQQPTVSVNSGTSITTVQHALLQHHAATAAAMGIHPAAHPHHPHPAHAQLAQVHHIPQHHLTPISLSPLGHSLGHSLGHSLGHAGLIPAHHTAFLSGQPIHIIPASALHHTPLALHHVPHTALYPTLFTPRHSQAAAAAALQLHPLLHPIFSGQDLQHPPNHGS; encoded by the exons ATGCAGG GACGCACCGACCCTGTGCCCATCATCCTCAAATATGATGTCATGGGAATGGGACGAATGGAGATGGAG CTTGATTATGCAGAAGATgccacagagaagagaagagtgcTTGAAGTGGAGAAGGAGGATACAGAAGAACTGCGGCAAAAATACAAG gACCAGGTGGAAAAGGAGAAAGCCATCGCAAAGGCACTGGAAGACCTGAGAGCCAATTTCTATTGTGAGCTATGTGACAAACAGTACACCAAACATCAGGAGTTTGACAACCACATAAACTCTTACGACCATGCTCACAAGCAG AGGCTTAAGGAGCTCAAGCAGAGAGAGTTTGCTCGTAATGTGTCATCCCGTTCCCGGAAAGGtggaaagaaacaagaaaagatgCTGCGCAGATTGCATGAGTTGGCTgagcagagaaaacagcaggacTG TACTCCAGGAAGTGGGCCCATGTTCAAAACTACCACAGTGGCTGTGGAtggagagaagacagaagacagCGATAACATGACGCCTGAAAACCCTGCATTGACGGACAGTGTCCTGGAAGCCTCACTGGCAGATAAAACAGAGCAAGCCTCCCCAAAGCCTGGCCCAACTATTAGCTTCTCTCTGGGGAAAAataactcctcctcctctccaaccTCTAGTGGCGCATCCAAAGTCAGTGTGTCCTTCTCTTTTGCCAAAAAAGCGCCTGTAAAGCTGGAGACAGCAGCTGCAGTGTTTGCTGATCATGGCGAGGAAGctatggaggaagaggagggtcaGGAAGGAGAAAAGCCTGGAGGACAAGAGGAGACATCTGTCTGTAGCACTGACAGCCCCAAAGGAGGATCAGCTGAAGGTGAAGTAGGAGAGGGTAGTAGTGTGGCAGGGACAGAAGAGGTGCAACAGCCTGATGATGGAGCTTCTTTAGCCTCCACCCTCAACAaactgaagatgatgatgaaaaaggaggaaggctATGCGGGGCAGGAGCCTGAATACTATCACTATATACCTCCAGCACACTGCCGGGTAAAACCTCACTTCCAGTTTTTGCTGTTCATGAGGGCAACTGATCAGTGTCCGActaaagaagaggaagatgaggaagaagcacaggaggagaaaaaggttGAAGAGACTGCCGAACAGACGGAGTCCAGCGTTACAGAGtgtaagacagaaaaagaacaagaaatagTCACTTTGACCCCTGACCCAGAGccagctcctccatcacctaAAGTGAAGACGGAGGAGGTCTCAACATGCGCAGCAGACACGGCTTCCACTGAACCTACTTCTCCTACACAAAAAGGAGAGAGCACACAGGACACCCCAGATCCCAACTTGGGCCCTAAAATTCCCACAGGTCCCTTCTTCCCTGTTCTGAGCAAAGATGAGAGCACCACCCTGCAGTGGCCCTCTGAACTCCTCGAATTTACAAAAGCTCAGCCATCCCTGTCTTACAGCTGTAATCCCCTCTACTTTGACTTCAAGCTGTCCCGTAACAAAGGAGCACGTGGTGGAAAATTAGTCAAGACCTCTAAGCCTTCTGAAGAGTCTGATGACAAGGGACAAGAAATAGCTGCTTCAACAACTAAAGTAGATACAACTACTAAACCTGGGACCAGCACTGATAAGGACAAACCAGCGACAAAGGGGGAGTCCGGCCAATCCGAAGGCGATGAGCAAAAACTTGCAACTGGCAGCAGCAgtgccaagaaaaaaaagaaaaagaagaagcataAGAAGTCTTCGAAGCACTCAAAAcgcaaaggaaaagaaaaaggtgcaGGAGAAGATGCAGAAGGAGAGTCTGAGTTAACGCAAGACAagcccaaaaaaaagaaaaaacacaaacggAAGAAGAGCAAAAACAAGGCTCCAGATCAAGATGAGGCAACCGGTGGTGACAAAGAGAAAGCGAAACCAAAGTCAGAAGATAAAACTGTTGCCTCTTCTGTTCAGCTGACACCTGGAGTGGGAGGAACTGCCGGAAATACAGGAGTAGAAATGGGGAAGAGGAAACGTGCTACTAAGGAAGTGCCTTCAAAGTCTGGAGTAGAGGAAGGAGGCACGGGAAAAGGCACGGATAAAGCCAACTCCTCAGAGGAGCACAGTGGCACCAAGCGACAAAAGACTGACTCCAGTGCACCTCAAAGTgcctcctgctccacctcagCCCAAAAGAGTCCTGGTCCTGGAAGACCTCCTAGCAGTGATAGTGAAGAAGAAGGGGGCTCTACTACACAGCGCTCACGTCATCACAGGTCAAGTCCTCGGGAGCAGCGCCGCCACCATAGTGAGGAATCAAGGCGGTCCTGCAGCCGCTCATCAAGACGAGGGGAAAGACGGGGTAGCAGTCGTCGTCGGCACCATCGTAGTAAAACCTCACGAAGTCACTCTTACTCCAGCAGCTCTGAGCGCTCCTCAGCAGGCAGCAGTGCATACAGTCGCCACAGCTACTCAGATAGCTACAGCGACTACAGCACAGAGGGTCGCAGACGGAGGCACTCCAAACGCTCGTCAGACTCAGAGTATGACCGGAGGGGTAGCCGAGGGCGGAGACGATCCAGGAGACATCAgtactcctcttcttcctcagaaGACTCCCGTTCACGTTCACGCAGCTACAGCCGCAGGAAGAGGCACCGACGGCACCACCGAAGCAGTTCAAGAAGCTCAAGTAGCTGGAGCCGCAGCACCAGCGCAAGATCATGGAGGCGCAGCTACAGTCGTAGCCACAGCTCTGCCAGCCGCTCCTCTAGCTCCACCAAAGGTTCCCCTCACCGACGAGGCGCCAGGAGTCGAGCGGACAGTGACTCACACCGCAGAGACTTCAACCGCTCTCGCATCTATCGCTCACAGTCTCCACGTTCATCACGATGCCTTAATCGTAACACCCATTCATCCAGCTCGCAGGGTCTGAGGGCAGGGGGGTCCCGAGATGCAGGGGAACAGAAAAACACCCTTACTGCACGCCAGCTGCTGGAGAAGGTTCAGTCTAAAAAAAGCTCTGATGATTCTACCACAGGAACAAAATCTGGGATTAAAATTAAGGATCCACCACAGGGATACTTTGGTCCTAAACTACCCCCAACCCTGGGAAACAAAGCCCTGCTGCCCCTCTTTGGTAAGCTACAGGCAGGAAAGAAGCTACCAGTGATTCCCCTAACCAGACCTGATGAGGGTGAGAAATCAGGAGCAGGGAAGGGCTCTGAGGCTGAGGCAGAGGTCATTCTGGTGGAGCCAATAAGGGAGttccctcctccaccaccacctccagcTCCACCAGTCCAAAAAGTTGAGGAGACCCCACAGAGTACAGTTGTTCAAGAGGAGACACAGCACCCTGCTACAGAAACCCCAGTGCACCCAGAACCCCGGCCATTGTTTGAACAGGAGCCCTCCATGTTGATGCAGCAGTATCAGGGAGAATCAGGACAGGATCCTTCTCAGAACCCCATGATGGAATCCCTCATGCCAGAaatgcagcagcagcctcaAATGCATGCCTATCCTGGTTACCCACCACCCAACTTAGAGGAAGATGGCatggaggcagaggaggatgGATTGGCTCCTTTGGAGAGTCAGCCCATTACATTCACACcagaggagatggagaagtACAGCAAGCTGCAACAGGCTGCACAGCAGCACATCCAGCAGCAGCTTTTGGCCAAGCAGGTCAAGACATTTCCCTCcgctgctgcagcagcagctgccGCTGCAGCCGCTGCCAACATGGCCCCAGCTCCCCCTCCCCCAGCCCTGCAACAGATCCATATTCAGCAGCCCACGGTGTCCGTAAACTCTGGCACGTCAATCACCACAGTGCAACACGCCCTTCTGCAGCACCATGCTGCCACTGCTGCAGCAATGGGCATCCACCCTGCTGCACATCCACACCACCCACACCCTGCCCATGCACAGTTGGCCCAGGTACACCACATTCCCCAACACCACCTTACCcccatctccctttctcctttagGCCACTCCCTTGGTCATTCTCTGGGACACTCACTGGGACATGCTGGGCTGATTCCTGCCCACCACACAGCCTTCCTCTCTGGTCAGCCTATTCATATAATCCCAGCATCTGCACTTCACCACACACCCTTAGCTCTTCACCATGTCCCACATACAGCCCTCTACCCCACTCTTTTCACACCCCGTCACTCACAggctgctgcagcagcagctctccagCTCCACCCTCTTCTACACCCAATCTTCTCAGGGCAGGACCTCCAGCACCCACCTAACCATGGCTCTTGA